In Planctomycetota bacterium, a single window of DNA contains:
- a CDS encoding PQQ-binding-like beta-propeller repeat protein has protein sequence MGLRGDLSTLALTEVFQLITSSGKEGTLVVYDEKSRKEIYFAKDGIRLLSTGERKGMPLGELLVKKKIITPTQLSQALTTQKTTEIKLGEVLCHLGYIKQDELERIVHGQIENEIYDIFRWSSAKFEFIEGPPPTEPLMSDQNPVSILTLDVNSLIAKINKRNQDWENVKDLFNNPNSIFKLTEDYEDKLAEIHLTEDERLVFRVVSGFKTLHDIVDESPLDAFETYKAVHGLKERQIIKEIGPEEIKNYAKQLLKEKKFEQALFFCQQAQKISPSDWVVLENIAEILEKLERPTEAGQKYKELAKLLADKNDMNLAAVAYKKALVYLPADEDVYTQLFNLWVLQGQASEAAAVGKELIKIHAKSKKMGDILSLSQKIAGLTKADIDLRAYMAAAYFQMGEYNKSKEEIDQAIKEVPSQKTNLLIKAYEKILSVEPRHSDARYRLDALRKIQLEQSRKRKRLIIISSVFLGVILVGGIFSLRDYLAYKEFLLVKKEADEVKAKGEYESALIRYRSFPHSFTIYTKSAVQKEINEILLLTRNKEDKITATIDAGLIHLRELYQGGQAVKDKNNNFDEALKIMKDVESQTIEVMKGISKKVSSMGGSSDIAEKQIKNYEEFLEAVKRNINDTEKYLKQANDLYATIQELDKTGRLDEAAKAIRQLLNSYPGSGIAKSARVPVKIESTPSDAEVALNGARQGRTPLKIYLPVKEAVTITVFKRGFGRYSKEVKSYEQSYMMIALEKAAKWAVDTGAQLETSPLLVGDTIFITTRDGHLKAIDEETGKIKWSFRTDNPTEIYSSPMINNSQIIFGANDNSFYAVRSNAAVKIYQVKTNGPIRASAFFSPDGNVTLIGSADKNLYAIGGNGAVIWKYNANAKIVNAGIVDKQIVYITSEDGMLHAINLVNGEKLWNLSLGGKLTSPVINENMLYVGGTNNAVYAVNLLTRKVHWSYRMKQEVVASLNINGNILFVPCCDGTLYALDTIFQKPVWQFETKASLIGGVAISRKDGMMYFGSEDSYLYAITLNEGREVWKYKTKSKVRSTPAIGDSIIYVANDNGYLSAVEK, from the coding sequence ATGGGATTAAGGGGAGATTTATCCACGCTGGCATTAACCGAGGTTTTTCAGTTAATTACTTCTTCAGGCAAGGAAGGTACTTTGGTTGTCTATGACGAGAAAAGCCGTAAGGAGATATATTTTGCCAAGGACGGTATCAGGCTGTTATCAACCGGCGAACGAAAGGGGATGCCCTTAGGCGAGTTACTGGTTAAAAAAAAGATTATCACGCCAACCCAGCTTTCCCAGGCATTGACCACCCAGAAAACAACCGAGATTAAACTCGGCGAGGTGCTTTGCCATCTTGGTTATATCAAGCAGGACGAGCTTGAAAGGATTGTGCATGGTCAGATTGAAAATGAAATCTATGATATTTTCAGATGGTCGAGTGCTAAGTTTGAGTTTATCGAAGGCCCGCCGCCTACAGAGCCGCTGATGTCCGACCAAAATCCTGTTTCCATCCTGACACTGGATGTTAATTCCCTGATTGCTAAAATCAACAAGCGTAATCAGGATTGGGAAAACGTAAAGGATTTATTTAACAATCCGAACTCCATATTTAAATTAACAGAGGATTATGAAGACAAACTGGCGGAGATTCACCTGACCGAGGATGAGAGGTTGGTTTTCCGCGTGGTGAGCGGGTTTAAGACATTACACGACATCGTGGATGAGTCACCACTGGATGCTTTCGAGACCTATAAGGCGGTTCACGGTCTCAAAGAGCGCCAGATTATCAAGGAGATCGGTCCCGAAGAAATCAAGAACTATGCCAAGCAGCTTCTTAAAGAGAAGAAGTTTGAGCAGGCGTTATTTTTCTGCCAGCAAGCGCAGAAGATTAGTCCTTCTGACTGGGTGGTGTTGGAAAATATAGCCGAGATACTGGAGAAGTTGGAACGTCCGACAGAAGCCGGACAGAAATATAAGGAATTAGCCAAACTGCTCGCCGATAAGAATGATATGAACCTGGCCGCGGTGGCTTATAAGAAGGCTCTGGTATACCTGCCGGCAGATGAGGATGTTTACACTCAATTATTTAATTTATGGGTGTTACAAGGCCAGGCATCCGAGGCAGCCGCTGTTGGCAAGGAATTAATAAAAATACATGCCAAATCCAAAAAGATGGGTGATATCCTGTCGCTTTCCCAGAAGATAGCCGGATTGACCAAGGCAGATATTGACTTGAGGGCATATATGGCGGCGGCTTATTTCCAGATGGGCGAGTATAATAAATCCAAGGAGGAAATTGACCAGGCCATAAAAGAAGTGCCTTCCCAGAAAACAAATTTGCTTATCAAGGCGTATGAGAAAATTTTGAGCGTTGAACCGCGGCATTCTGATGCCCGCTATCGGTTGGATGCGCTGCGTAAAATACAATTGGAACAGAGCAGAAAGCGTAAACGATTAATCATTATATCGTCGGTATTTTTAGGGGTTATTCTGGTGGGCGGCATTTTCTCATTGAGAGATTATTTGGCGTATAAGGAATTCTTGCTGGTTAAAAAGGAGGCGGATGAAGTCAAGGCGAAAGGCGAATATGAATCGGCGCTTATTAGATACCGTTCTTTCCCGCATTCTTTTACCATATATACTAAATCAGCGGTACAGAAGGAGATCAACGAGATATTGCTTCTGACACGCAATAAAGAAGATAAAATTACAGCTACTATAGATGCGGGATTGATTCATCTTAGGGAGCTTTATCAGGGCGGCCAGGCAGTGAAGGACAAGAACAATAATTTTGACGAGGCTCTAAAGATCATGAAGGATGTGGAATCCCAGACGATTGAAGTCATGAAAGGCATTAGTAAGAAAGTTTCCTCAATGGGTGGCAGTTCGGATATTGCAGAAAAACAGATTAAAAACTATGAGGAATTCCTGGAAGCAGTCAAAAGAAATATTAACGATACTGAAAAATATCTTAAGCAGGCGAACGATTTATACGCCACAATTCAAGAATTGGATAAGACGGGCCGGTTGGATGAGGCTGCCAAAGCCATCAGGCAGTTGCTTAATAGTTATCCCGGTTCCGGTATTGCCAAATCCGCCCGGGTTCCGGTAAAAATAGAATCCACTCCCTCTGATGCTGAAGTGGCTCTTAACGGCGCCCGGCAGGGCAGAACTCCCTTAAAGATTTACCTGCCGGTCAAGGAGGCGGTTACGATAACGGTATTCAAAAGGGGGTTTGGTAGATATTCCAAAGAAGTTAAATCATATGAGCAATCTTATATGATGATAGCGTTGGAGAAAGCGGCTAAATGGGCTGTGGATACAGGCGCACAACTGGAGACGAGCCCACTTTTAGTCGGCGACACGATTTTCATAACCACCAGAGACGGACACCTCAAGGCGATTGATGAAGAAACCGGTAAGATAAAATGGTCTTTTAGGACGGATAATCCCACCGAGATATACTCGTCACCTATGATAAATAACAGCCAAATTATATTCGGCGCCAACGATAATAGCTTCTATGCGGTGCGCTCAAATGCCGCTGTTAAGATTTACCAGGTGAAAACAAACGGCCCCATCAGGGCTTCCGCTTTCTTTTCTCCCGATGGCAATGTGACCCTTATCGGTAGCGCGGATAAAAACCTTTACGCGATTGGCGGAAACGGCGCGGTTATTTGGAAATATAATGCCAATGCCAAAATAGTAAATGCCGGGATTGTGGATAAGCAGATTGTTTACATCACTTCTGAAGATGGCATGCTTCACGCTATAAATCTGGTTAACGGCGAGAAACTCTGGAATTTATCACTGGGCGGAAAGCTGACTTCGCCGGTCATTAATGAGAATATGCTTTATGTCGGCGGGACTAATAATGCTGTTTATGCCGTTAACCTCTTGACCCGTAAGGTTCACTGGTCTTACCGTATGAAGCAGGAAGTAGTTGCATCATTGAATATAAACGGTAATATTCTTTTTGTTCCCTGCTGTGATGGCACGCTATATGCTCTTGACACAATCTTCCAGAAGCCGGTCTGGCAGTTTGAGACCAAGGCATCTTTAATCGGTGGTGTGGCAATATCCCGGAAGGATGGGATGATGTATTTTGGGAGCGAGGATTCTTATCTTTATGCGATAACGCTTAACGAGGGCCGAGAAGTGTGGAAATACAAAACAAAGAGCAAGGTTCGTTCCACTCCGGCTATTGGCGATAGTATAATTTATGTGGCCAATGACAACGGTTACCTGTCTGCGGTGGAAAAATAG